Proteins from one Planctomycetia bacterium genomic window:
- a CDS encoding class II aldolase/adducin family protein produces the protein MTTSERELRELICEVGRRLYNKGFAAANDGNISIRLNEREILCTPTGVSKGFMKPDDLCVVDYHGKQLRGIKKRTSEILLHLTAYRENSKVMGVVHCHPPHATAFAIAHEPIPKCILPEVEVFLGEVPIAEYETPGTQKFADTIKPYVNDSSIAILANHGTIAFAKDLMTAYFNTEILDAYCKMLILARQLGRINYFTNQQTQELLEFKKRLGIDDPRLKGKGENCDMCSNNMLRTGYSDFLPSAYAFPEWDSTKLTQEMVSKAECAVPATAAAPKAPPELERLVQAITDQVMAAMKAA, from the coding sequence ATGACTACGAGCGAACGTGAACTCCGTGAACTGATCTGTGAAGTCGGTCGCCGACTGTACAACAAGGGCTTTGCCGCGGCGAACGATGGGAACATCTCCATCCGTCTGAATGAGCGTGAGATCCTCTGTACCCCAACAGGTGTCAGCAAAGGCTTCATGAAGCCTGACGATCTCTGCGTGGTGGACTATCACGGCAAGCAACTGCGGGGCATCAAGAAGCGCACCAGCGAAATCCTGCTGCACCTGACCGCCTACCGCGAGAACAGCAAAGTGATGGGAGTTGTTCACTGTCATCCGCCGCATGCCACTGCGTTTGCCATCGCCCATGAGCCCATCCCCAAGTGCATTCTGCCTGAGGTGGAAGTGTTCCTCGGCGAAGTGCCCATTGCGGAGTACGAAACGCCTGGCACTCAGAAGTTTGCTGATACGATCAAGCCTTACGTCAATGATTCGAGCATCGCGATTCTCGCCAACCATGGCACCATCGCTTTCGCCAAGGATCTGATGACGGCTTACTTCAACACCGAAATCCTGGATGCCTACTGCAAGATGCTCATTCTCGCCAGGCAACTGGGCCGCATCAACTACTTCACCAATCAGCAAACACAAGAATTGCTCGAGTTCAAGAAGCGTCTGGGCATCGACGACCCCCGCCTCAAGGGCAAAGGCGAGAACTGCGACATGTGCAGCAACAACATGCTGCGAACCGGCTACAGCGATTTCCTTCCGTCGGCGTACGCCTTCCCCGAATGGGATAGCACCAAGTTGACGCAGGAAATGGTGAGCAAGGCTGAATGCGCCGTCCCCGCAACCGCTGCTGCTCCGAAAGCTCCACCGGAACTGGAACGCCTGGTGCAAGCCATCACTGATCAAGTCATGGCCGCGATGAAAGCAGCGTAG
- a CDS encoding BMC domain-containing protein has product MAANPTPSGNLALGLIETKGYISTVAASDAMLKAANVNLVAQFQIGNAFITTLVRGDVGSVRAAVDAGAQAATANGELVAAHIIPRPSESVIDFFVNNK; this is encoded by the coding sequence ATGGCCGCGAATCCTACTCCGTCAGGTAACCTTGCTCTTGGGCTGATCGAAACCAAGGGCTACATCTCCACTGTCGCAGCATCCGATGCGATGCTGAAGGCAGCCAACGTTAATCTCGTCGCCCAGTTCCAGATCGGTAATGCCTTCATTACCACCCTGGTTCGTGGCGATGTCGGCAGCGTTCGTGCTGCTGTGGATGCCGGTGCACAGGCAGCCACCGCCAATGGCGAACTCGTCGCCGCCCACATCATCCCTCGCCCCAGCGAGTCGGTGATTGATTTCTTTGTGAACAACAAATAG
- a CDS encoding cupin domain-containing protein, with amino-acid sequence MKQALVHSWQNLSQDSPMAKLSRRRIIGEKMMISEISLEKGCLVPMHQHENEQFSCILKGWLRFSIQHSDNTITQYDVRAGQVMELPSQVPHAAEAIEDTLVLDLFSPPSATTGIDVHRGH; translated from the coding sequence ATGAAGCAGGCACTTGTTCACAGCTGGCAAAATCTGTCCCAGGATTCACCGATGGCGAAATTAAGCCGACGTAGAATCATTGGCGAGAAGATGATGATCTCAGAAATTTCATTGGAAAAAGGGTGCCTGGTTCCAATGCATCAACATGAAAATGAGCAGTTCAGTTGTATTCTGAAAGGTTGGTTGCGTTTTTCCATACAGCATTCTGATAACACAATTACACAATATGATGTGAGAGCTGGTCAGGTGATGGAACTGCCTTCGCAGGTGCCTCATGCTGCGGAAGCTATCGAAGATACATTGGTTCTCGACTTATTCAGTCCGCCGAGCGCTACTACCGGTATTGATGTGCATAGGGGGCACTAA
- a CDS encoding EutN/CcmL family microcompartment protein yields the protein MQQARVVGTAVSSTKHPSMKGWRLLIVQPLGIKGQHDGDPALVVDHLGAGIGDTVLISSDGKGARQLMNDQTSPVRWFVMGICD from the coding sequence ATGCAACAAGCCAGAGTGGTCGGAACAGCAGTGAGCAGCACCAAGCACCCCAGTATGAAGGGGTGGAGGTTGCTCATCGTTCAACCACTGGGAATTAAAGGCCAGCACGATGGCGACCCGGCACTCGTGGTGGATCACCTCGGTGCAGGCATCGGCGATACCGTGCTCATCAGCAGCGATGGCAAAGGAGCCAGGCAGTTGATGAATGATCAAACCTCCCCGGTACGATGGTTCGTCATGGGGATTTGCGATTAG
- a CDS encoding DeoR/GlpR transcriptional regulator: protein MLVEERRKKVLELVKDRGFVALTDLATELRTSESTLRRDLEFWDQQGQLKRTHGGARPADTTSQDGLPALEDRVATAVIEKRLIAQAMNERIATGSSILLDGGTTTLELAKLLVGRTLQVVTNSLPIATLLSQSREPDVILLGGFVYPRTGVALGPSTVEQLKNIHVTQAILSCHGVTSQGLFNHNFLLVETQRAMLQSAEQTFVLADHTKLGRTALTQLCPLSSISALVVDAGITEDSRSWLQHSGVSLVIAGTNREQRV, encoded by the coding sequence GTGCTTGTCGAAGAAAGACGAAAGAAAGTGCTTGAATTGGTAAAAGACAGGGGGTTTGTAGCCCTGACTGACTTGGCCACCGAATTGCGCACTTCTGAATCTACTCTTCGACGTGACTTGGAATTCTGGGATCAGCAAGGGCAACTCAAGCGCACTCATGGCGGAGCCCGGCCCGCAGATACAACATCGCAAGACGGTTTGCCTGCACTTGAAGATCGCGTTGCAACTGCAGTGATTGAAAAAAGATTGATAGCCCAGGCAATGAACGAACGCATTGCCACAGGTTCATCCATCCTGCTGGATGGCGGTACTACTACTCTGGAATTAGCTAAACTGCTTGTTGGCCGTACTTTGCAGGTTGTTACCAACAGCTTGCCGATTGCTACATTGCTTTCACAATCACGAGAACCAGATGTAATTCTTCTGGGTGGGTTTGTCTATCCGCGTACCGGCGTAGCGCTTGGGCCTTCTACTGTTGAGCAGTTAAAGAACATCCATGTTACCCAGGCTATTCTCAGTTGCCATGGTGTGACTTCGCAAGGGTTGTTTAATCACAATTTTCTACTTGTTGAAACACAACGAGCCATGCTTCAAAGCGCTGAACAGACTTTTGTGCTGGCTGACCACACTAAACTGGGACGGACTGCATTAACACAACTATGCCCACTTTCGTCTATCTCGGCACTGGTTGTTGATGCCGGTATCACGGAAGATTCTCGAAGCTGGTTACAGCATTCAGGTGTGTCATTGGTTATTGCTGGTACCAACAGGGAGCAACGAGTATGA
- a CDS encoding EutN/CcmL family microcompartment protein codes for MRLAKVIGTVSLSRCHPAFQGATWKIVHPFSLEGLRKNQPDGEELVSWDQLGTGMGTIVAISEGAEAAMPFKPRKVPLDCYCACIIDSLQLSTDSNSRK; via the coding sequence ATGCGTCTGGCGAAAGTGATCGGAACCGTTTCGTTGTCACGCTGTCACCCTGCTTTCCAGGGGGCGACATGGAAGATCGTTCATCCCTTCAGCCTCGAAGGACTGCGAAAGAATCAACCCGATGGCGAAGAACTCGTCAGTTGGGATCAACTTGGTACCGGAATGGGAACCATTGTCGCCATCAGCGAAGGTGCTGAGGCTGCGATGCCATTCAAGCCCAGAAAGGTACCTCTCGATTGTTACTGTGCCTGCATTATCGATAGCTTGCAGCTATCCACTGACTCAAACTCAAGAAAGTAA
- a CDS encoding sulfatase-like hydrolase/transferase, protein MFWFAEWDRSKGNTSQPEISVSFKPVFVVVILLLSVCTQVEAEAPIPNVVVFLVDDMGWQETSVPFHTEVTELNKRYRTPNMERLAADGMRFTQAYASAVCSPSRVSILSGMNVARHRVTNWTLRKDRSPDQPSKFVEPPQWHLNGVATKANLERTTRITPLPALLNAAGYRTIHAGKAHFGAKGTPGEDPMHFGFDVNIAGHAAGGPGSYWGEKNFSAAWRKEDRIWDVPGLEAYHGKEVYLTEAITLEAIKAVEKAVMEKKPFYLYLSHYAVHAPWEKDARFYQKYIDAGLKPFEATLASMVEGMDKSLGDVMEAVKRLHVDQNTVILFLSDNGSPSQCPHNLPLRGHKITPFEGGIRVPLIAKWPRVTEANSVNTNPVVVEDFFPTILEMAGVTKLETVQQVDGKSFVPLLKGNGNTPPDRAFVWHYPHQYGCTPFSAVRQGPWKLIYHHITRKQELFNLNDDIGETTDLAASKPDKVVELAKVLGERLRVMDAQMPTDKETRQPIEWPDRVTRKAKVAKPAEVYLLAGQSNMQGIGRIADHPADVPKTIPHTFFWTGQNFEPLVLGTTKISTRITDFGPEVGFALGTAK, encoded by the coding sequence ATGTTCTGGTTTGCGGAGTGGGATCGGAGCAAAGGCAATACTTCACAACCGGAGATTTCTGTGAGTTTCAAACCTGTTTTCGTAGTAGTCATACTGCTCCTGTCCGTGTGTACTCAAGTTGAAGCTGAAGCACCAATACCGAACGTGGTCGTCTTCCTTGTGGACGACATGGGCTGGCAGGAAACCTCCGTCCCGTTTCACACGGAAGTGACTGAGCTGAACAAACGGTATCGCACGCCGAACATGGAACGGCTCGCCGCCGACGGGATGAGGTTCACCCAGGCATATGCCTCCGCCGTGTGCTCGCCGTCGAGGGTCAGCATCCTGTCGGGAATGAACGTTGCCCGCCACCGTGTGACCAACTGGACGCTGCGAAAGGATCGTTCCCCGGATCAGCCCAGCAAGTTCGTCGAGCCTCCCCAGTGGCACCTGAACGGCGTGGCTACCAAGGCGAACCTCGAGCGTACGACTCGCATCACGCCACTGCCTGCCCTCCTGAACGCCGCGGGGTATCGAACCATCCACGCAGGCAAGGCTCATTTCGGAGCCAAAGGTACACCAGGCGAAGATCCCATGCATTTCGGATTCGACGTGAACATCGCAGGGCACGCGGCTGGAGGACCGGGTAGCTACTGGGGAGAGAAGAACTTCAGCGCTGCTTGGCGGAAGGAAGATCGCATCTGGGATGTGCCAGGTTTGGAAGCCTATCACGGCAAAGAGGTCTATTTGACCGAAGCCATCACTCTGGAAGCGATTAAGGCCGTTGAAAAGGCCGTCATGGAGAAGAAGCCGTTCTACCTCTACTTATCACATTACGCCGTTCACGCCCCGTGGGAGAAAGATGCCCGCTTCTACCAGAAGTATATCGATGCCGGGTTGAAGCCGTTCGAGGCGACACTCGCGTCCATGGTCGAGGGAATGGATAAGTCGCTTGGCGACGTAATGGAAGCAGTCAAACGGCTCCATGTGGACCAGAATACTGTCATTCTGTTCCTTTCTGACAACGGGTCGCCGTCTCAGTGTCCACATAACCTGCCATTGCGAGGGCACAAGATCACGCCTTTCGAGGGCGGCATTCGCGTACCATTGATCGCCAAGTGGCCCAGAGTGACGGAGGCTAACTCGGTGAACACCAATCCGGTTGTCGTGGAAGACTTCTTCCCGACGATCTTGGAAATGGCGGGCGTGACAAAGCTAGAGACGGTGCAACAGGTGGACGGCAAGAGCTTCGTACCACTCTTGAAAGGCAATGGGAACACCCCGCCAGACCGGGCGTTCGTGTGGCACTATCCACATCAGTATGGCTGCACGCCGTTTAGCGCCGTTCGGCAAGGGCCGTGGAAGCTGATCTACCACCACATCACGCGCAAGCAGGAACTGTTCAACCTGAACGATGACATTGGCGAGACGACTGACCTCGCGGCGTCCAAACCAGACAAGGTGGTCGAATTGGCAAAGGTACTGGGTGAACGTCTGCGGGTGATGGATGCCCAGATGCCGACCGACAAGGAAACCAGACAGCCAATCGAATGGCCCGACCGTGTGACGCGGAAAGCAAAGGTCGCCAAGCCGGCGGAGGTGTACCTGCTCGCCGGCCAGTCGAACATGCAGGGAATCGGCAGAATCGCGGATCATCCTGCCGACGTGCCGAAGACCATTCCGCACACATTCTTCTGGACTGGCCAGAATTTCGAGCCGCTTGTGTTGGGCACGACGAAAATCTCGACGCGGATCACTGACTTCGGCCCGGAAGTTGGCTTCGCCCTCGGCACCGCGAAGTGA
- a CDS encoding acetate/propionate family kinase, whose protein sequence is MHILIANLGSTSFKYRLFDMANGEALLAKGGVERIGSDKARSYATTDKGSSEKVDTVADHAAAVEACLALLCDTKMGVLKDAKELAAIGFKAVHAEGLSGVQRVTPEVLAAMEAYNVVCPAHNPPYVKAMRLLAEKLPHIPLVAAFETGFHQTIPMSRQLYAIPQEWVKLGIRRYGFHGASHRFIAERTAEVIRKPKVISCHLGGSSSLCAIDSGKSLATSMGFSPQTGLPQNNRVGDIDIFTLPILLKKTGKTLDALLADLANKSGLEGLSGAGNDLRDIEIAAQQGNTDAQLAMNVYVEAIRHYLGAYLVVLGGADAIVFTGGIGENSATMRSAICANLQWFGIELDASRNQSAKGEAAIHTVNSRVELWTMPTNEEIIVARQTAAVL, encoded by the coding sequence ATGCACATTCTCATCGCCAACCTGGGCAGCACCTCTTTCAAGTATCGCCTGTTTGACATGGCGAACGGGGAAGCGTTGTTGGCCAAGGGCGGGGTCGAACGGATCGGCTCAGACAAGGCTCGCAGCTACGCTACCACCGATAAAGGTAGTAGTGAGAAAGTCGACACGGTAGCTGATCATGCAGCTGCTGTCGAAGCGTGCCTGGCCTTGCTGTGTGATACCAAGATGGGCGTGCTGAAGGATGCGAAGGAACTCGCAGCCATCGGTTTCAAGGCGGTGCATGCAGAAGGACTGAGCGGAGTGCAACGGGTCACTCCCGAAGTGCTTGCAGCCATGGAAGCCTACAACGTCGTCTGTCCGGCACACAACCCGCCTTATGTGAAAGCGATGCGACTCCTCGCGGAGAAGTTGCCTCACATTCCGCTGGTGGCAGCGTTCGAGACAGGGTTCCATCAGACGATCCCGATGTCTCGTCAGCTTTATGCTATTCCCCAGGAATGGGTGAAGCTGGGCATCCGCCGCTATGGCTTTCACGGTGCCAGCCATCGCTTCATTGCAGAACGAACTGCAGAAGTGATCAGGAAACCCAAGGTGATCTCCTGTCATCTCGGTGGCAGCAGTTCGCTCTGTGCGATTGACAGTGGCAAGTCACTGGCAACGAGCATGGGCTTCAGCCCGCAGACGGGGTTGCCACAGAACAACCGCGTCGGCGATATCGACATCTTTACGTTGCCGATACTGCTGAAGAAGACGGGCAAGACGCTGGATGCATTGCTGGCAGACTTGGCGAACAAGTCAGGGCTGGAAGGATTGTCCGGTGCGGGCAACGATCTGCGAGACATCGAGATCGCGGCCCAGCAAGGGAATACCGATGCTCAGCTGGCGATGAATGTTTATGTCGAAGCGATTCGGCATTACCTCGGAGCGTACCTGGTCGTTCTCGGCGGAGCGGATGCCATCGTCTTCACCGGTGGCATTGGCGAGAACTCAGCAACGATGCGATCAGCCATCTGTGCCAACCTGCAATGGTTCGGCATCGAGCTGGATGCATCCAGAAATCAAAGTGCCAAAGGCGAGGCAGCTATTCACACTGTGAACAGCCGCGTTGAGCTTTGGACGATGCCCACGAATGAAGAGATCATCGTGGCGAGACAAACAGCCGCAGTGCTGTAG
- a CDS encoding BMC domain-containing protein, with amino-acid sequence MAANLEALGLIETKGLVCLIEASDAMLKAANVKLIGWTKIGSGMVTALVSGDVAAVRAAVDAGVSAAQRIGEVVSSSVIPRPHEEIGVALPAQKK; translated from the coding sequence ATGGCAGCAAACCTCGAGGCACTGGGCCTCATCGAGACCAAAGGATTGGTCTGCCTGATCGAAGCAAGCGATGCAATGCTGAAGGCAGCTAATGTCAAGCTGATCGGCTGGACCAAGATTGGTTCTGGCATGGTCACCGCTCTCGTCAGTGGTGATGTAGCTGCGGTTCGTGCTGCAGTGGATGCAGGCGTTTCCGCTGCTCAGCGCATTGGCGAAGTGGTCAGCTCGTCCGTGATTCCCCGTCCTCACGAGGAAATCGGCGTAGCACTGCCAGCCCAGAAGAAATAG
- a CDS encoding phosphate propanoyltransferase, translating into MSATIPVKVPNIAVDRQLIERLVRSALQKHVGSSSAPVPVEPGKPRIVANISARHVHLTPAHVEELFGPGANLTPMKDLYQPGAFAAEEVVTVIGPRQRMIPNVRILGPCRDFSQVELAFTDSISLGIDAPVRPSGNHHETPGCWVMGPKGMIELKAGVIRAERHVHMHPSDAEYYGVKQGDRMNMRVVSNCPIVLENLLCRVDKNSKLEIHIDTDEGNACNLPEATKVELFK; encoded by the coding sequence ATGAGTGCCACAATACCTGTGAAAGTACCAAACATTGCAGTGGATCGCCAACTTATTGAACGACTGGTGCGTTCTGCGTTGCAAAAACACGTCGGTTCGTCATCCGCTCCGGTGCCGGTGGAACCAGGCAAGCCACGCATTGTGGCCAACATCTCGGCCCGTCATGTCCATTTGACGCCAGCTCACGTCGAAGAACTCTTCGGTCCTGGTGCCAATCTGACTCCGATGAAAGATCTCTATCAGCCGGGTGCTTTCGCTGCGGAAGAAGTGGTGACCGTGATCGGTCCCCGCCAGCGAATGATTCCGAATGTACGTATCCTCGGCCCGTGCCGCGATTTCTCACAGGTTGAACTCGCTTTCACCGATTCCATTTCGCTCGGCATCGATGCCCCGGTACGCCCCTCCGGCAACCATCATGAAACGCCCGGCTGCTGGGTCATGGGTCCCAAGGGGATGATCGAACTTAAAGCTGGTGTGATTCGTGCAGAACGGCACGTCCACATGCACCCCAGCGATGCAGAATACTACGGCGTCAAGCAGGGCGATCGAATGAACATGAGGGTGGTGAGCAACTGCCCGATCGTTCTCGAGAACCTGCTCTGCCGCGTTGACAAGAACTCAAAGCTCGAAATCCACATTGACACCGACGAAGGCAATGCCTGCAACTTGCCCGAAGCGACGAAGGTGGAATTGTTCAAATAA
- a CDS encoding EutN/CcmL family microcompartment protein: MFLARVTGSVIATQKLASMTGQKLFIVEPLRVDPKNRTELSSSQRSFVAVDTVGAGTGQLVLIVQGSSARMSPELEKLPIDTAIVGIVDEVTVEGKQVFKTN; encoded by the coding sequence ATGTTTCTTGCACGTGTTACCGGCAGTGTGATAGCGACGCAGAAGCTAGCGTCGATGACGGGGCAGAAGCTCTTCATCGTCGAGCCACTGCGGGTCGATCCCAAGAACCGGACCGAACTCTCCTCGTCGCAACGCAGCTTTGTGGCTGTCGATACCGTTGGGGCAGGGACTGGGCAACTGGTCCTCATCGTGCAAGGCTCCAGCGCCCGTATGTCACCTGAACTGGAAAAACTCCCCATCGATACGGCCATCGTTGGCATCGTCGATGAAGTGACCGTGGAAGGCAAACAGGTATTCAAAACCAATTAG
- a CDS encoding aldehyde dehydrogenase EutE — protein sequence MQLNDALIKSVVQEVLAAMGQKVAAAASSPSNQHGVFRTVDEAVEAAAKAQVIFETRPIEDRTKALDCIRKICREQAEELGRMEFEETKIGRLEHKFEKLRVVADRIPGTEFLKTDTYSGSMGVALIEYAPFGVIGAVTPVTHSLPTLACNAINMLASGNSVVINPHPSGAKIAVHGTRLFNQAIQKAIGIDNLISIISEPTLESAQALFDHKAVRMICVTGGPAVGKAALKSPKRAIVAGPGNPPVVVDETADLEHAAKSIIAGAAYDNNLLCIGEKEVFAVDAIFDKLMSAMETAGAYRLNREEIEKLTKVAFTGYGGDALRVGLNKDLIGKDASVLAQAAGISMRSSSVLLFGETDESNPFVDHEQMMPFVPFVRVRNVDQAIALAKKYEHGYKHTALIHSKNLDTITKMAKELDTTIFVVNGPCGAGLGNGGEGYLSYSIATPTGEGVTTPLTFTRQRRFTIANGGMRIM from the coding sequence ATGCAACTCAACGATGCACTCATCAAATCAGTCGTTCAGGAAGTGCTGGCAGCCATGGGCCAGAAGGTGGCTGCTGCTGCATCTTCTCCATCGAACCAGCATGGCGTCTTCCGTACTGTCGATGAGGCAGTAGAAGCTGCGGCGAAAGCACAGGTCATCTTCGAAACGCGACCTATCGAAGATCGTACCAAGGCACTCGACTGCATCCGCAAGATCTGTCGCGAACAAGCGGAAGAACTGGGCCGGATGGAGTTTGAAGAGACCAAAATAGGTCGACTCGAACACAAGTTTGAAAAGCTTCGTGTGGTAGCTGACCGCATCCCGGGAACAGAGTTCCTCAAGACGGATACTTACTCCGGTAGTATGGGGGTGGCTCTCATTGAATACGCACCGTTCGGTGTGATCGGTGCTGTCACTCCGGTGACTCACTCGCTGCCGACGCTCGCCTGCAATGCCATCAACATGCTGGCATCAGGGAACAGCGTCGTCATCAATCCACACCCCAGTGGTGCCAAGATTGCAGTACACGGCACTCGACTGTTCAACCAGGCCATCCAGAAAGCCATCGGCATCGATAACCTCATCAGCATCATCAGCGAACCGACGCTCGAATCAGCCCAGGCATTGTTCGATCACAAAGCTGTCCGCATGATCTGTGTGACCGGTGGACCTGCGGTAGGTAAAGCAGCACTGAAAAGCCCCAAGCGAGCGATCGTCGCTGGCCCCGGTAATCCACCAGTGGTAGTGGATGAAACGGCTGATCTCGAACATGCCGCCAAGTCGATCATTGCTGGTGCAGCCTATGACAACAATCTGCTCTGCATTGGCGAGAAGGAAGTCTTCGCTGTCGATGCCATCTTCGACAAGCTGATGAGTGCGATGGAGACTGCTGGTGCTTATCGACTCAATCGGGAAGAGATCGAAAAGCTCACGAAGGTAGCGTTCACCGGTTACGGCGGCGATGCCTTGCGAGTTGGGCTGAACAAAGACCTCATCGGCAAAGACGCCAGCGTCCTCGCCCAAGCCGCTGGTATCTCGATGAGGTCTTCTTCGGTGCTGCTCTTCGGCGAGACCGACGAGAGCAACCCGTTTGTCGATCACGAACAGATGATGCCTTTCGTGCCGTTCGTCCGGGTTCGCAATGTCGACCAGGCGATTGCCTTGGCCAAGAAGTACGAGCATGGCTACAAGCACACTGCCCTCATTCACTCAAAGAACCTCGACACCATCACCAAGATGGCCAAGGAACTCGATACCACGATATTCGTCGTCAACGGCCCCTGCGGTGCAGGCCTCGGCAACGGTGGCGAAGGCTACCTGAGCTACAGCATCGCCACCCCCACCGGGGAAGGTGTCACGACGCCGTTGACATTCACCAGGCAACGCCGCTTCACGATTGCGAACGGCGGAATGCGAATCATGTAG